The nucleotide window TCACACCAAATACTGCTGCCTTCTTAATGGAACCAATTCAGGGTGAAGCAGGAATCATTTTACCACCTGAAGGATTTTTAAAAGCAGCGTCTGACCTATGTAAAGAAAACAACGTGTTATTCATTGCTGACGAAATTCAAGTGGGTTTGGCGCGTACTGGAAAAATGTTTGCATGTGATTGGGAAAATGTTGAGCCAGATATGTTGATTTTAGGAAAAGCGCTCGGCGGCGGAGTGTTCCCAATTTCTTGCGTGGTGGCGAATGCTGATGTTCTAGGTGTATTTAATCCAGGCTCACATGGGTCGACTTTTGGCGGAAATCCACTGGCATGTGCCGTATCCCTTGCAGCATTAGATGTGCTTGAGGAAGAGAAATTAGCTGAACGCTCCCTTGAATTAGGGAAGTATTTTCTTAATCAATTAAAAACAATCAATAACCCAATGATTAAAGATGTTAGGGGCAAAGGCCTGTTCATCGGTGTTGAATTGACAGAGGAAGCAAGGCCATTTTGTGAGCAATTAAAAGAGGAAGGGTTACTCTGTAAAGAAACGCATGATACAGTGATTCGTTTTGCACCGCCATTAATTATTTCAAAAGAAGAAATCGATTGGGCGATCGAGAAAATTAAAAAGGTCCTTTCCTAGTTTTTTAAAAGACGTGCACTTATTTTATTCTATAAATTCCACGAGGTGTCTTTCATGACGGTTACTACGGCTGAACTTAACAATTTGGAAAAAGATCAACAAAAAGAGGAAGAATCATTAAATTTATTCTACTCTACGCAAACGGTTATCCAAAAGGCATTAAATAAATTGGGCTATACGAACGAAATGTATGAACTATTAAAAGATCCTATCAGATTATTGACCGTTCGTATTCCCGTTCGAATGGATGATGGCTCGGTACAAATTTTTACAGGCTATCGTTCTCAGCATAATGATGCCGTCGGCCCAACAAAGGGTGGCGTTCGCTTTCATCCAGAAGTAAATGAAGAAGAAGTAAAAGCTTTGTCCATTTGGATGACCTTAAAGTGTGGAATCACTGATCTTCCTTATGGAGGCGGAAAAGGTGGAATTATCTGTGACCCACGAAAAATGTCCTTTAGAGAGCTTGAAAGATTAAGCCGTGGATATGTCCGCGCGATTAGCCAAATTGTCGGTCCTTCAAAGGATATTCCGGCACCAGATGTGTATACCAATTCGCAGATAATGGCGTGGATGATGGATGAATATAGCCGATTACGTGAATTCGACTCACCGGGATTTATCACGGGAAAACCAATTGTTTTGGGGGGCTCGCAAGGCCGGGAAACGGCGACTGCTGCTGGAGTAACCATTTGTATTGAAGAAGCAGTGAAGAAAAAGGGGATGGAGTTAAAAGGTGCACGTGTGGTCATTCAAGGTTTTGGCAATGCAGGTAGCTTTTTAGCGAAGTTTCTACATGATGCCGGGGCAAAAGTCGTTGCTGTTTCGGATGTTTACGGCGGTGTGTATGATCCGAATGGGCTTGATATCAATTATTTGTTAGATAGAAGGGATAGCTTCGGTACATTCTCTCAACTGTTTAAAGATACGATTACAAATCAAGAATTACTTGAGTTAGAGTGTGACATTCTTGTTCCTGCAGCGATTTCAAACCAAATTACGGCTAAGAATGCGGCAAATATTAAAGCCTCGATTATCGTGGAGGCAGCGAATGGACCAACAACACTTGAAGCAACCAGTATCTTAACAGAACGTGGAGTCCTCCTTGTCCCTGATATTTTGGCGAGTGCCGGCGGAGTAACCGTTTCTTATTTTGAGTGGGTGCAAAATAATCAAGGCTATTATTGGTCGGAAGAAGAAGT belongs to Neobacillus sp. OS1-2 and includes:
- a CDS encoding ornithine--oxo-acid transaminase translates to MTTKTTEIIEQTQKFGANNYHPLPIVIAKAEGVWVESPEGNRYMDMLSAYSAVNQGHRHPKIIQALKDQADKVTLTSRAFHNDQLGPWYEKVSQLTNKEMVLPMNTGAEAVETALKAARRWGYDVKGIAEDQAEIIACNGNFHGRTMGAVSLSSDPDYKRGFGPMLPGINLIPYGDLEALKAAITPNTAAFLMEPIQGEAGIILPPEGFLKAASDLCKENNVLFIADEIQVGLARTGKMFACDWENVEPDMLILGKALGGGVFPISCVVANADVLGVFNPGSHGSTFGGNPLACAVSLAALDVLEEEKLAERSLELGKYFLNQLKTINNPMIKDVRGKGLFIGVELTEEARPFCEQLKEEGLLCKETHDTVIRFAPPLIISKEEIDWAIEKIKKVLS
- a CDS encoding Glu/Leu/Phe/Val dehydrogenase; the protein is MTVTTAELNNLEKDQQKEEESLNLFYSTQTVIQKALNKLGYTNEMYELLKDPIRLLTVRIPVRMDDGSVQIFTGYRSQHNDAVGPTKGGVRFHPEVNEEEVKALSIWMTLKCGITDLPYGGGKGGIICDPRKMSFRELERLSRGYVRAISQIVGPSKDIPAPDVYTNSQIMAWMMDEYSRLREFDSPGFITGKPIVLGGSQGRETATAAGVTICIEEAVKKKGMELKGARVVIQGFGNAGSFLAKFLHDAGAKVVAVSDVYGGVYDPNGLDINYLLDRRDSFGTFSQLFKDTITNQELLELECDILVPAAISNQITAKNAANIKASIIVEAANGPTTLEATSILTERGVLLVPDILASAGGVTVSYFEWVQNNQGYYWSEEEVHQKLAKVMIESFENIYQTAAAHQVDMRLAAYMTGIKKAAEASRFRGWV